A region of the Arachis hypogaea cultivar Tifrunner chromosome 15, arahy.Tifrunner.gnm2.J5K5, whole genome shotgun sequence genome:
tgtctctcagtctcaatctttccgtctctgtctctccaccaaacgctaccaaaGTGATGGGAAGAGGCAcattaatagttatatctctaacataACTGAAAAAGGGAATATGGATTATTTAATACTAAGCATAGTGAGCTGCAGAAAATGATCATTCCATTCCAAACACCTATTTTCAAATTCCACACATAACTCCCTATCTATATTATGATTCCTGCTTTACTATTCACAGAAAGAATCCATTCATAAgccaaaataaacagaattggGCACTGTATTAAAATGATGAGTTTGAAATAGAGAAGACAAAAAACCAATAGGAACGTATTCTAGGAAATGGGTGCAGCAGCACCTAGTCCTTGGTCGGGAAGATGTATggcatattttcataattttttagcaGAGGCAAGAGGAAAAAGCACACACCTGAATCTTGTTGACAGCAGACCTATCACGATATAAGAGCACACGCATACACTTCTCCAATAGCTTGACTCCCTCTTCAAAGGTTAAATTTTCATGCCATTCATCACGAAGAATTGGCCTTGCAAGATGATTCCCAAGTCCTGTGGCTACATGATTGTCTTCAAAATTAATGCCAATCAtattgacctggataagattcaCAAAAAGGAATAAGCATGCGGGTAACTCACagtgataaaaataaagataaaccaTTTCGTACCATGCCAAGGTACTTCTGCCCATTTTTCACACCACCCAGTACAAGTGCATTCCACAATGGGTTGAACTTGTTACGTCTATTATACATCACACGAGTTAAATAGTTATGCACTTCCTTAGGTCCCAGGGAGTTTCCGTCATCCCACATGTTGTCATAAAGGCTGCAGTGGTAAAAGGTCAAAATCAACTGTTACATGGGAAAATTAAAACATGTAACATAGAAAAGACTGGGAGGAGAAAATACAGATATACTCTTTAACTCAATGTTTGAAACACAATATAGAATATAAACACCATAAACATCAAAGAAAAGCATCTAAGATTATTTTACCTAAATAGATCCTTTTCTGCTTCATTTTCAAATAGCAAATGCTCATTTATGCAACAAAATGTGCGCTTATTTAAGTAAcgatataaatacataaatacaAAGTGCATACATAAGCTCGTCAAGGTAGCGTAGAATCTCCTGAAAGTCACTTATTTCCCCACTAGCACCAAGAAGAGAATGTTTCCCAATAGGCTTCAAACGATCAATACTTTTGTACCGTAAGGTAGAGCCATAGGAACCTATTAATGTACCGATAATTGAAATGAGATGCATACTGAGGCCGATACTAACATAAAACAACACATTCCCAACATAGAACAGATCACAACTACCAAACTAGAACATGTAAAAAAATCATCACATATCATTGTTCCAGCAAAAGAACCTTTTCAAAAAGCACTGTGAATGCCCGTGgaaatcaga
Encoded here:
- the LOC112750181 gene encoding proteasome subunit beta type-4 encodes the protein MASNSDSVSDTQRTLYPYVTGTSVVALKYKNGILMAADMGGSYGSTLRYKSIDRLKPIGKHSLLGASGEISDFQEILRYLDELILYDNMWDDGNSLGPKEVHNYLTRVMYNRRNKFNPLWNALVLGGVKNGQKYLGMVNMIGINFEDNHVATGLGNHLARPILRDEWHENLTFEEGVKLLEKCMRVLLYRDRSAVNKIQISKITEEGATLFPPFSLKTYWEFSAFKNPTVGAEGSW